Proteins from a single region of Streptomyces sp. Tu 3180:
- a CDS encoding TMEM165/GDT1 family protein, whose protein sequence is MISLTVTAVVFGVVFLAELPDKTALAGLVLGTRYRASYVFAGVAAAFALHVALAVAAGSVLTLLPQQIVHALTGVLFLGGAAMLLLKKDEGEEEVRKPQDQSFWKVSGAGFMLILVAEFGDLTQIMTANLAARYDDPLSVGLGAVLALWAVAGLGIVGGKALMKRVPLRLITQIAALLMLGLGVWSLWEAIAG, encoded by the coding sequence TTGATCAGCCTGACCGTGACGGCCGTCGTCTTCGGCGTCGTCTTCCTCGCCGAACTGCCCGACAAGACCGCGCTCGCCGGCCTCGTCCTCGGCACCCGCTACCGGGCCTCCTACGTCTTCGCCGGCGTCGCCGCCGCCTTCGCGCTGCACGTCGCGCTGGCGGTGGCGGCCGGGAGCGTGCTCACGCTGCTGCCCCAGCAGATCGTGCACGCGCTCACGGGTGTGCTCTTCCTGGGCGGCGCGGCGATGCTGCTGCTGAAGAAGGACGAGGGCGAGGAGGAGGTCCGCAAGCCGCAGGACCAGAGCTTCTGGAAGGTCTCCGGGGCGGGCTTCATGCTGATCCTCGTCGCCGAGTTCGGCGACCTGACCCAGATCATGACGGCCAACCTCGCCGCCCGCTACGACGACCCGCTCTCCGTCGGCCTGGGCGCGGTGCTCGCGCTGTGGGCGGTGGCCGGGCTCGGCATCGTCGGCGGGAAGGCGCTGATGAAGCGGGTCCCGCTGCGGCTGATCACGCAGATCGCGGCGCTGCTGATGCTGGGCCTCGGCGTGTGGAGCCTGTGGGAGGCGATCGCCGGGTGA
- a CDS encoding HNH endonuclease family protein, which yields MPKFYARRRISIVAALTGLIASVGLLNGPSASAALPTPISGSTARSYLATLPVAAEDRTGYNRDLFPHWITISGSCNTRETVLKRDGSNVQTDSACYATSGSWYSPYDGATWYAASDVDIDHLVPLAEAWDSGADSWTTSRRQAFANDLTRPQLLAVTDDVNQAKGDQDPATWMPSRTTYRCTYVRAWVQVKYYYGLSVDPAEKSALQNHLANC from the coding sequence ATGCCGAAGTTCTACGCGCGTCGACGGATCAGCATAGTCGCGGCACTCACCGGCCTCATAGCCTCCGTCGGACTGCTCAACGGCCCGAGCGCGTCCGCCGCCCTCCCCACCCCGATCAGCGGCTCCACCGCCCGCAGCTACCTCGCCACCCTCCCCGTGGCCGCCGAGGACCGCACGGGCTACAACCGCGACCTGTTCCCCCACTGGATCACCATCAGCGGCTCCTGCAACACCCGCGAGACCGTCCTCAAGCGCGACGGCTCCAACGTGCAGACGGACTCCGCCTGCTACGCCACCAGCGGCAGCTGGTACTCCCCGTACGACGGCGCGACCTGGTACGCCGCCTCCGACGTCGACATCGACCACCTCGTGCCGCTCGCCGAGGCCTGGGACTCCGGCGCCGACTCCTGGACCACCTCGCGCCGGCAGGCCTTCGCCAACGACCTGACCCGCCCGCAGCTCCTCGCCGTCACGGACGACGTCAACCAGGCCAAGGGCGACCAGGACCCGGCCACCTGGATGCCCTCGCGCACGACCTACCGCTGCACCTACGTGCGCGCCTGGGTCCAGGTGAAGTACTACTACGGCCTGTCGGTGGACCCGGCCGAGAAGTCCGCCCTGCAGAACCACCTCGCGAACTGCTGA
- a CDS encoding alkaline phosphatase D family protein yields MAGLRLGPLLRYVDGSSATVWVETSRPGTAEVRCADGAGGTAGTFRIAGHHYALVEVTGLSPGTATPYEVFLDGTRVWPPAEDPFPSLPPSVIPTPGSDDQARIAFGSCRWASPPTGEHDPVGPDALDTLAARIVADPDGERPDVLILLGDQVYADETSDATREWLAARRDLNEPPGSQVADYEEYTHLYYESWLDPQVRWLLSTVPTCMIFDDHDIIDDWNTSASWVEDMRATSWWRDRLLGGLMSYWVHQHLGNLSPAEAAADPLYAAVRGSADGTDALRAFAARAEADAATVRWSYRRDFGRVRLVMVDSRAARVLAEGERSMLDPGEAAWLREQVLDGRGSYDHLLIGTSLPWLLPHLVHDIEGWSSVLCRGDKGARWARLGERLRRGADLEHWAAFPDSFADLAELIAEAGTGPGAPATVCVLSGDVHHAYVAEPSWPGRAGPDARVVQLTCSPVHNSIPRSMRLGFRFGWSAAARRLGGVFARHAGLGRPPVTWRKTDGPWFGNQLMTLTTRGRSAVLRLEHTREEEAGARLRTVMETRLSR; encoded by the coding sequence ATGGCCGGATTGCGGCTCGGGCCGCTGCTGAGGTACGTCGACGGCTCGTCCGCGACCGTGTGGGTCGAGACGAGCCGCCCGGGCACCGCCGAGGTGCGCTGCGCGGACGGGGCCGGCGGGACCGCCGGCACCTTCCGGATCGCCGGGCACCACTACGCGCTGGTCGAGGTGACCGGCCTGTCCCCGGGCACGGCCACGCCGTACGAGGTGTTCCTGGACGGCACCCGGGTCTGGCCGCCGGCCGAGGACCCCTTCCCGTCCCTGCCGCCCTCCGTCATCCCCACCCCGGGCTCCGACGACCAGGCGCGCATCGCCTTCGGCTCCTGCCGCTGGGCCTCCCCGCCCACCGGTGAGCACGACCCCGTCGGCCCCGACGCCCTGGACACCCTGGCGGCACGCATCGTCGCGGACCCGGACGGCGAACGGCCCGACGTCCTGATCCTCCTGGGCGACCAGGTGTACGCCGACGAGACCTCCGACGCCACCCGCGAGTGGCTCGCCGCCCGCCGCGACCTGAACGAGCCCCCGGGCAGCCAGGTGGCGGACTACGAGGAGTACACCCACCTCTACTACGAGTCCTGGCTCGACCCGCAGGTGCGCTGGCTGCTGTCCACCGTCCCCACCTGCATGATCTTCGACGACCACGACATCATCGACGACTGGAACACCTCCGCCTCCTGGGTCGAGGACATGCGCGCCACCTCGTGGTGGCGGGACCGCCTGCTCGGCGGCCTGATGTCGTACTGGGTGCACCAGCACCTGGGCAACCTCTCCCCCGCCGAGGCGGCGGCGGACCCGCTGTACGCGGCCGTGCGCGGGAGCGCCGACGGCACGGACGCGCTGCGCGCCTTCGCCGCGCGGGCCGAGGCGGACGCCGCCACCGTGCGCTGGAGCTACCGGCGCGACTTCGGGCGGGTGCGGCTGGTGATGGTGGACAGCCGCGCGGCCCGCGTCCTGGCGGAGGGCGAGCGCTCCATGCTCGACCCCGGGGAGGCGGCCTGGCTGCGCGAACAGGTCCTCGACGGGCGCGGTTCCTACGACCACCTCCTGATCGGCACCTCCCTGCCCTGGCTGCTGCCGCACCTGGTGCACGACATCGAGGGATGGAGTTCCGTGCTGTGCCGGGGCGACAAGGGCGCCCGCTGGGCGCGGCTCGGGGAGAGGCTGCGGCGCGGGGCGGACCTGGAGCACTGGGCGGCGTTCCCGGATTCCTTCGCCGACCTGGCGGAGCTGATCGCCGAGGCCGGCACCGGACCCGGGGCGCCGGCGACGGTGTGCGTGCTCTCCGGCGACGTCCACCACGCCTACGTGGCCGAGCCGAGCTGGCCGGGGCGGGCCGGGCCCGACGCCCGGGTGGTGCAGCTGACCTGCTCCCCCGTGCACAACTCCATCCCCCGGTCGATGAGGCTCGGCTTCCGTTTCGGCTGGAGCGCCGCCGCCCGGCGGCTCGGCGGTGTCTTCGCGCGGCACGCCGGTCTCGGCCGGCCGCCGGTCACCTGGCGCAAGACGGACGGACCGTGGTTCGGCAACCAGCTCATGACGCTGACGACCCGGGGGCGTTCGGCGGTGCTGCGGCTGGAGCACACCCGCGAGGAGGAGGCCGGGGCGCGCCTCAGGACGGTGATGGAGACCCGGCTGAGCCGGTGA
- a CDS encoding DoxX family protein, whose amino-acid sequence MTGRLNSAQPYALGLFRMVVGLLFACHGAVSLFGALGGVDGDGGTLETGAWPNWYAALIELVCGSLVLLGLGTRAAAFLSSGAMAYAYFKVHQPEALWPIENNGEGAALYCWAMFLLVFTGSGAFGLDRLFARHSPAEGGQPADQARVAV is encoded by the coding sequence ATGACCGGACGCCTCAACAGCGCCCAGCCGTATGCCCTGGGCCTGTTCCGCATGGTCGTCGGGCTGCTGTTCGCCTGCCACGGCGCCGTCTCCCTGTTCGGCGCGCTCGGCGGCGTGGACGGCGACGGCGGCACCCTCGAGACCGGCGCCTGGCCCAACTGGTACGCGGCCCTGATCGAGCTCGTCTGCGGCAGCCTGGTCCTGCTCGGCCTCGGCACCCGCGCCGCCGCGTTCCTGTCGTCCGGCGCGATGGCGTACGCGTACTTCAAGGTCCACCAGCCCGAGGCCCTGTGGCCGATCGAGAACAACGGCGAGGGCGCGGCCCTGTACTGCTGGGCCATGTTCCTGCTGGTGTTCACCGGCTCCGGGGCCTTCGGCCTGGACCGGCTGTTCGCCAGGCACTCGCCGGCGGAGGGCGGGCAGCCGGCGGACCAGGCCCGCGTGGCGGTCTGA
- a CDS encoding VTT domain-containing protein: MESFGSLIGSPWIYAVVALSVLLDVFLPVLPSGVLVITAATAAAAGTATDVLDILALTLCAATASVLGDVVAWRLAWRGGPRLDRAIARSRRLTRAQERLGAALARGGGALVVLARFAPAGRSLVSLGAGAARRRAREFLPWSALAGLSWAAYSVALGYFGAHWLGATWLATAVSVGALFGAGAGAAFLVRRRPRPSEAS; the protein is encoded by the coding sequence GTGGAGAGTTTCGGGTCGCTGATCGGCAGCCCGTGGATCTACGCGGTGGTGGCCCTCTCGGTCCTGCTCGACGTGTTCCTGCCGGTCCTGCCCAGCGGAGTCCTGGTGATCACCGCGGCCACGGCGGCGGCCGCGGGGACGGCGACCGACGTGCTCGACATCCTGGCGCTCACCCTCTGCGCCGCCACCGCCTCCGTCCTGGGAGACGTGGTCGCCTGGCGCCTCGCCTGGCGCGGCGGCCCCCGCCTGGACCGGGCGATCGCCCGCTCCCGGCGGCTGACCCGCGCGCAGGAACGTCTCGGCGCGGCGCTGGCCCGGGGCGGCGGCGCCCTCGTCGTCCTCGCCCGCTTCGCCCCGGCGGGCCGCTCGCTCGTCTCCCTCGGCGCCGGCGCCGCACGCCGCCGCGCCCGCGAGTTCCTCCCCTGGTCGGCCCTGGCCGGCCTGTCCTGGGCCGCGTACAGCGTGGCCCTCGGCTACTTCGGCGCCCACTGGCTCGGCGCGACCTGGCTGGCGACGGCGGTGTCGGTGGGCGCGCTGTTCGGGGCGGGGGCGGGGGCGGCGTTCCTGGTGCGGAGGCGGCCTCGGCCCTCGGAGGCCTCGTAG
- a CDS encoding DUF2277 domain-containing protein gives MCRSIKTLRPPALPEEATEEDIRAAALQYVRKVSGFRAPAAHNREVFDRAVDAIAEATAELLDGLEVRGAAARQAG, from the coding sequence ATGTGCCGGAGTATCAAGACCCTGCGTCCGCCCGCGCTGCCCGAGGAGGCCACCGAGGAGGACATCAGGGCCGCAGCCCTGCAGTACGTGAGGAAGGTGTCCGGCTTCCGGGCGCCGGCCGCCCACAACCGCGAGGTCTTCGACCGGGCCGTGGACGCGATCGCCGAGGCCACCGCCGAGCTGCTGGACGGTCTGGAGGTACGGGGCGCCGCGGCCCGGCAGGCGGGGTAG